Proteins encoded together in one Astatotilapia calliptera chromosome 7, fAstCal1.2, whole genome shotgun sequence window:
- the agbl2 gene encoding cytosolic carboxypeptidase 2 isoform X2: MVEDPVSDQILLCLFGGKWGAEKTSTMVSSAVRNCGTAHQLDTADTSYSRTDEDDEELTKMKQLCRDLSQKLRTTQLLVTISGGRPVISLRPPPELVNFSCGIRWPIECEVISDIIHHIEWDPPEPEPFYQCTGYERTPMPVGEERGKVVFCIDHAAKHPYFTYSRIGGSREPIKRATFYDVSQSELTLKFESRFESGNLQQAVQVGAYDYELTLRTDMYTTKHTQWFYFRVRNTKAGVTYRFTIINLMKRSSLYSQGMKPLLYSERDAEENGVGWKRAGSNIKYYQNCSQNTKDNNSDGITLYSLSWTLQFPYDSDTCYLAHCYPYTYSRLQRYLSRITSNPTVRSYCKVRVLCQSLAGNAVYVITVTPQDSNRMDDKTKKAVVVTARVHPGESNASWMMEGFLNFLLGDSDDAQLLRDTFVFKVVPMLNPDGVVVGNYRCSLAGRDLNRNYRTLLRDSFPSVWHTRNMVEKLLAERDVVLYCDFHGHSRKNDVFMYGCKNKGDSTLKLHARVFPLMMSKNASNKFSFNSCKFRVQKSKEGTGRIVMWRLGIKNSYTMEATFGGSTLGDRRGTHFTTQDLKSLGFHLCDTLLDYCDPDPIKITYCLTELALLQKEFRERLGKDLGNSSDLKTSTSGSDSSDSEGLPLHLLNQPETYTEQTLVTKKKKHFRSHKERNRRRPNRVKNKTQQKESDVPPDKTIKESVQKRPAERHRKKPHVNTLMRKGPTITHHGEVSQVRLWQGCKHVKENSDLRYSPEPRPLHSKYTGASPHKGDPDMETGRPGHSSPPLNLRALIPPSSKIIKSSQHQHHCHRQPFTPYKFYKGLPPLLTSAHGSPKFTYVNMSPEIIPRRHLLTSFNNNKFSGRHIFRDSSSWLSHYVDAKETSRTEMTETKWYKREEDNSSEVDSSLFRHDVQDLKAHTRDTSLKEPDSCRFFVPVLRDLTGIRKSNDKRHRGILPSSPMREQLPRPQSDTVSVLQAKDIRLYHFGEESHTTVTPQELFTKETLEKKYSVWIRGKGKLQE, from the exons ATGGTGGAAGATCCTGTATCAGATCAGATCCTGTTGTGTCTCTTTGGAGGAAAATGGGGG GCAGAGAAAACATCAACCATGGTCAGCTCTGCTGTTAGGAACTGTGGAACTGCCCACCAGCTGGACACAGCAGACACCAGTTACTCCCGCACagatgaagatgatgaggaaCTGACAAAGATGAAGCAGT TATGTAGAGACCTAAGTCAGAAGCTGAGGACCACACAGCTACTCGTTACCATCAGTGGTGGGCGACCTGTTATAAGTCTCAGGCCACCACCAGAACTGGTCAACTTCTCATGCGGCATCCGCTGGCCAATAGAGTGTGAGGTCATCAGCGACATTATCCATCACATAG AGTGGGACCCACCAGAGCCAGAGCCCTTCTATCAGTGCACAGGATATGAGAGGACACCCATGCCAGTCGGAGAGGAGAGGGGGAAGGTGGTATTCTGCATTGACCATG CCGCTAAGCACCCATATTTCACCTACTCTCGTATTGGAGGAAGCAGAGAACCCATTAAGCGAGCCACTTTTTATGATGTCAGTCAGTCAGAGCTGACTCTCAAGTTTGAGTCACGGTTTGAGAGTGGGAACCTTCAGCAGGCCGTCCAAGT GGGTGCCTATGACTATGAGCTGACCCTGCGCACAGACAtgtacacaacaaagcacacgCAGTGGTTTTACTTCAGGGTCAGGAACACAAAAGCTGGCGTCACCTACCGCTTCACTATCATTAACTTGATGAAGAGGAGCAGTCTGTATTCACAGGGTATGAAACCACTCCTGTACTCTGAGAGGGATGCTGAAGAGAATGGTGTTGGATGGAAACGCGCAGGTTCAAATATCAAATACTACCAGAACTGCAGTCAG AATACAAAGGACAACAACAGTGATGGCATCACCCTTTACTCACTCTCCTGGACACTCCAGTTCCCTTATGATTCAGACACCTGCTACCTGGCCCACTGCTACCCCTACACATATTCACGCCTGCAGCGCTACCTTAGCCGTATTACTTCCAACCCTACAGTTAGGTCATACTGCAAAGTACGGGTCTTGTGCCAAAGTCTTGCTGGAAACGCTGTGTATGTGATAACAGTAACACCCCAGGACTCTAACAGAATGGACGACAAGACCAAGAAGGCTGTGGTGGTGACAGCCAGGGTGCACCCAGGAGAATCCAATGCATCCTGGATGATGGAGGGATTCCTGAACTTTCTTCTTGGTGACTCAGATGATGCTCAGCTTCTCAGggacacttttgtttttaag GTGGTCCCAATGTTGAACCCAGATGGTGTCGTGGTGGGTAACTACCGCTGCTCTCTTGCAGGCAGGGACCTCAACAGAAACTACAGGACACTGCTCAGAGATTCCTTTCCTTCTGTGTGGCACACCCGAAACATGGTGGAAAA ATTACTGGCCGAAAGAGATGTAGTTCTTTACTGTGATTTTCATGGTCACAGCCGAAAAAACGATGTCTTCATGTATGGCTGCAAAAACAAAGGTGACTCTACACTGAAACTTCACGCGAGAGTCTTTCCACTAATGATGAGCAAGAATGCTAGCAATAAG TTCTCCTTTAACAGCTGTAAATTCCGGGTGCAGAAGAGCAAAGAGGGCACAGGACGAATCGTCATGTGGAGACTTGGCATCAAAAACAGCTACACCATGGAGGCCACCTTTGGAGGCTCCACTTTAG GCGACAGGAGAGGAACACATTTTACTACTCAAGACTTGAAGTCCCTGGGTTTTCACCTGTGTGACACCCTCCTGGACTATTGTGACCCTGATCCAATAAAG ATCACTTATTGTCTGACAGAATTGGCATTGCTGCAAAAGGAGTTCAGAGAAAGACTGGGCAAAGATTTGGGCAACAGCTCTGACCTCAAAACCAg CACGAGTGGCTCAGATAGTTCAGATTCAGAAGGACTCCCACTTCATTTGCTGAACCAGCCAGAAACATATACAGAG CAAACTCTAGTgacgaaaaaaaagaaacacttcagGAGTCATAAAGAGAGGAATAGACGACGACCAAacagagtaaaaaacaaaacacagcaaaag GAGTCTGACGTGCCCCCTGACAAAACAATCAAAGAGAGCGTCCAAAAGAGGCCTGCTGAACgccacaggaagaaacctcac GTAAACACTCTGATGAGAAAAGGTCCTACAATCACTCACCATGGTGAGGTCAGTCAGGTGAGGCTGTGGCAGGGCTGCAAGCATGTAAAG GAAAACTCAGATCTACGTTACAGTCCAGAACCACGCCCACTTCACAGCAAATACACCGGTGCTTCACCCCACAAAG GTGATCCGGACATGGAGACAGGACGGCCGGGACACTCCTCTCCCCCACTGAACCTCAGGGCTCTCATTCCACCGTCATCAAAAATCATAAAGTCCAGCCAGCATCAACATCACTGCCACCGCCAGCCTTTTACCCCCTACAAATTCTACAAAG GGCTGCCACCTTTGCTTACATCAGCCCACGG ATCTCCCAAATTCACCTATGTGAATATGTCTCCAGAAATAATTCCAAGAAGGCATCTACTGACAagtttcaacaacaacaaattcagTGGCCGGCACATTTTTAGAGACAGCTCTTCATGGCTCTCACATTACGTTGATGCAAAAGAGACCTCACGCACAGAAATGACCGAGACCAAATGGTATAAAAGGGAAGAAGACAATTCCTCAGAAG TGGATTCATCACTGTTCAGACATGATGTTCAGGACCTGAAAGCTCATACTCGTGACACCTCCCTGAAGGAACCCGATTCATGCAGATTTTTTGTGCCTGTGCTTAGGGACCTAACAGGAATAAG AAAAAGCAACGACAAAAGACACAGGGGTATTTTACCTTCATCCCCCATGAGAGAGCAACTTCCACGTCCACAGAGTGACACAGTCAGCGTGCTTCAGGCTAAGGACATTAGGCTCTATCACTTTGGAGAAGAAAGCCATACAACTGTGACTCCACAAGAA TTGTTTACAAAAGAAACcctagaaaaaaaatactcagtATGGATCAGAGGGAAGGGAAAACTCCAGGAATAG
- the agbl2 gene encoding cytosolic carboxypeptidase 2 isoform X5, whose product MSEECHVKIPVRDSTLKPTQAEKTSTMVSSAVRNCGTAHQLDTADTSYSRTDEDDEELTKMKQLCRDLSQKLRTTQLLVTISGGRPVISLRPPPELVNFSCGIRWPIECEVISDIIHHIEWDPPEPEPFYQCTGYERTPMPVGEERGKVVFCIDHAAKHPYFTYSRIGGSREPIKRATFYDVSQSELTLKFESRFESGNLQQAVQVGAYDYELTLRTDMYTTKHTQWFYFRVRNTKAGVTYRFTIINLMKRSSLYSQGMKPLLYSERDAEENGVGWKRAGSNIKYYQNCSQNTKDNNSDGITLYSLSWTLQFPYDSDTCYLAHCYPYTYSRLQRYLSRITSNPTVRSYCKVRVLCQSLAGNAVYVITVTPQDSNRMDDKTKKAVVVTARVHPGESNASWMMEGFLNFLLGDSDDAQLLRDTFVFKVVPMLNPDGVVVGNYRCSLAGRDLNRNYRTLLRDSFPSVWHTRNMVEKLLAERDVVLYCDFHGHSRKNDVFMYGCKNKGDSTLKLHARVFPLMMSKNASNKFSFNSCKFRVQKSKEGTGRIVMWRLGIKNSYTMEATFGGSTLGDRRGTHFTTQDLKSLGFHLCDTLLDYCDPDPIKITYCLTELALLQKEFRERLGKDLGNSSDLKTSTSGSDSSDSEGLPLHLLNQPETYTEQTLVTKKKKHFRSHKERNRRRPNRVKNKTQQKESDVPPDKTIKESVQKRPAERHRKKPHVNTLMRKGPTITHHGEVSQVRLWQGCKHVKENSDLRYSPEPRPLHSKYTGASPHKGDPDMETGRPGHSSPPLNLRALIPPSSKIIKSSQHQHHCHRQPFTPYKFYKGLPPLLTSAHGNNSKKASTDKFQQQQIQWPAHF is encoded by the exons ATGAGCGAG GAATGCCATGTTAAGATCCCCGTGAGAGATTCTACACTCAAACCTACACAG GCAGAGAAAACATCAACCATGGTCAGCTCTGCTGTTAGGAACTGTGGAACTGCCCACCAGCTGGACACAGCAGACACCAGTTACTCCCGCACagatgaagatgatgaggaaCTGACAAAGATGAAGCAGT TATGTAGAGACCTAAGTCAGAAGCTGAGGACCACACAGCTACTCGTTACCATCAGTGGTGGGCGACCTGTTATAAGTCTCAGGCCACCACCAGAACTGGTCAACTTCTCATGCGGCATCCGCTGGCCAATAGAGTGTGAGGTCATCAGCGACATTATCCATCACATAG AGTGGGACCCACCAGAGCCAGAGCCCTTCTATCAGTGCACAGGATATGAGAGGACACCCATGCCAGTCGGAGAGGAGAGGGGGAAGGTGGTATTCTGCATTGACCATG CCGCTAAGCACCCATATTTCACCTACTCTCGTATTGGAGGAAGCAGAGAACCCATTAAGCGAGCCACTTTTTATGATGTCAGTCAGTCAGAGCTGACTCTCAAGTTTGAGTCACGGTTTGAGAGTGGGAACCTTCAGCAGGCCGTCCAAGT GGGTGCCTATGACTATGAGCTGACCCTGCGCACAGACAtgtacacaacaaagcacacgCAGTGGTTTTACTTCAGGGTCAGGAACACAAAAGCTGGCGTCACCTACCGCTTCACTATCATTAACTTGATGAAGAGGAGCAGTCTGTATTCACAGGGTATGAAACCACTCCTGTACTCTGAGAGGGATGCTGAAGAGAATGGTGTTGGATGGAAACGCGCAGGTTCAAATATCAAATACTACCAGAACTGCAGTCAG AATACAAAGGACAACAACAGTGATGGCATCACCCTTTACTCACTCTCCTGGACACTCCAGTTCCCTTATGATTCAGACACCTGCTACCTGGCCCACTGCTACCCCTACACATATTCACGCCTGCAGCGCTACCTTAGCCGTATTACTTCCAACCCTACAGTTAGGTCATACTGCAAAGTACGGGTCTTGTGCCAAAGTCTTGCTGGAAACGCTGTGTATGTGATAACAGTAACACCCCAGGACTCTAACAGAATGGACGACAAGACCAAGAAGGCTGTGGTGGTGACAGCCAGGGTGCACCCAGGAGAATCCAATGCATCCTGGATGATGGAGGGATTCCTGAACTTTCTTCTTGGTGACTCAGATGATGCTCAGCTTCTCAGggacacttttgtttttaag GTGGTCCCAATGTTGAACCCAGATGGTGTCGTGGTGGGTAACTACCGCTGCTCTCTTGCAGGCAGGGACCTCAACAGAAACTACAGGACACTGCTCAGAGATTCCTTTCCTTCTGTGTGGCACACCCGAAACATGGTGGAAAA ATTACTGGCCGAAAGAGATGTAGTTCTTTACTGTGATTTTCATGGTCACAGCCGAAAAAACGATGTCTTCATGTATGGCTGCAAAAACAAAGGTGACTCTACACTGAAACTTCACGCGAGAGTCTTTCCACTAATGATGAGCAAGAATGCTAGCAATAAG TTCTCCTTTAACAGCTGTAAATTCCGGGTGCAGAAGAGCAAAGAGGGCACAGGACGAATCGTCATGTGGAGACTTGGCATCAAAAACAGCTACACCATGGAGGCCACCTTTGGAGGCTCCACTTTAG GCGACAGGAGAGGAACACATTTTACTACTCAAGACTTGAAGTCCCTGGGTTTTCACCTGTGTGACACCCTCCTGGACTATTGTGACCCTGATCCAATAAAG ATCACTTATTGTCTGACAGAATTGGCATTGCTGCAAAAGGAGTTCAGAGAAAGACTGGGCAAAGATTTGGGCAACAGCTCTGACCTCAAAACCAg CACGAGTGGCTCAGATAGTTCAGATTCAGAAGGACTCCCACTTCATTTGCTGAACCAGCCAGAAACATATACAGAG CAAACTCTAGTgacgaaaaaaaagaaacacttcagGAGTCATAAAGAGAGGAATAGACGACGACCAAacagagtaaaaaacaaaacacagcaaaag GAGTCTGACGTGCCCCCTGACAAAACAATCAAAGAGAGCGTCCAAAAGAGGCCTGCTGAACgccacaggaagaaacctcac GTAAACACTCTGATGAGAAAAGGTCCTACAATCACTCACCATGGTGAGGTCAGTCAGGTGAGGCTGTGGCAGGGCTGCAAGCATGTAAAG GAAAACTCAGATCTACGTTACAGTCCAGAACCACGCCCACTTCACAGCAAATACACCGGTGCTTCACCCCACAAAG GTGATCCGGACATGGAGACAGGACGGCCGGGACACTCCTCTCCCCCACTGAACCTCAGGGCTCTCATTCCACCGTCATCAAAAATCATAAAGTCCAGCCAGCATCAACATCACTGCCACCGCCAGCCTTTTACCCCCTACAAATTCTACAAAG GGCTGCCACCTTTGCTTACATCAGCCCACGG AAATAATTCCAAGAAGGCATCTACTGACAagtttcaacaacaacaaattcagTGGCCGGCACATTTTTAG